AAGGTCATTACCGAGATGCTTTCTCAGGAGAATGTCCACCGGGCAGCCCTGTCTGCCACCGGCCGGATCATTCAGCCAACGTTAATGGACTTTTTGAGATAAGCCAAATGAGCTGACAAAGGAGGCGTGATAATGGACCTGCCACGGATCGCGATTCAATCGACTCAGGCACAGACAGCCGTCCAGACAAGCCGTCCTCCGATGTCGATCAGTCAGCAAAATGCCGACATGCAAATTGACAATGCTCTCTCGGGGCGCTTTCGCATGAGCCAGGAATTTGTGGAGATCTCCATTGATCAGACGGAAGCCTTTGCGGATGCGGATGTAAAGTCGATTTTCAGACGAAATGATGAATGGGCCCAGCGTGCCATGCAGCAGGCCCTGCAGTATGCGGCGAAGACCGCCAGGCAAGGGGAACAGCTGAAGAAAATCGAGAACCAGGGCGACGTGATCCCGGAGCTTGCCCGTCAGGACGGCGAGCGTGCACCGAAGGAATACAACTACGGGGCCGTGCCCTCATCGATGGACAAAGTGCAGTTCGGCTATCAGCCAGGGGATATCCAGGTGGATGTGGACTGGCCCGATGCGAATATCCGCGTTCAGCGACACGAGCCGCAAGTCTCCATTCCCCGCTGGGAAACAAACGTCTACCTCCAGCAGAAAAACACCATCCGCTTTGACGTGACGGGAAACACGATCAATACGATGCGCTGATTGGGTCAGGCTGTTCCGACACGTTCACCGTGGCAGGGACGGCCTGTTTGATTACCCGGCGTTGAATCAATGATGGAACATCGTTTGGAATTTCGATACAATGAACCAAGACGCATTTCGAACCGACAGATGGAGGGATACCCGTGTTAATTGAGACGAAATACTCCGGGGAACTGGAGATTAACGAAAACAATATTGTGACCTTTGATCAGGGCATACCGAGCTTTGAAACCGAAACCCGGTTTATCCTCTTGCCCTTCAGCAACGAACCGAGCCCGTTTTATGTCCTGCAGTCCGTGGAAACGCCTGGTCTTGCCCTGGTGGTGATGACGCCGTTCAGCTTCTTTCCGGACTACGAGGTGAAACTGAGTGACCAGACCCTCGAGGATCTGAAAATTGAAGACGAGAACGACGTGGCGCTCCTCGTTGTCCTCACATTAAAAGACACCCTGGAAGCATCCACTGCCAACCTGCGTGGCCCGGTGGTCATTAACAGTAAAAAGCAGCTGGGGAAACAGATCGCCCTCAGTCAGCCCGACCTGCATACCCGCCATGCCTTAAAGCCGTTGACCGCGAAGAAGGAGGGCTGAGCGATGCTTGTACTTTCTCGTAAACTCAATGAATCCATCAAGATCGGGGACGACATTGAACTGACCGTCGTTTCGATAGACGGGGAACAAGTGAAAATCGGCATCAATGCCCCAAAAAACGTGGATATCCATCGTAAAGAGGTCTACCTCTCGATTCAGGAAGAGAATACAAAAGCCGCGGATTCACCGTCCTTAGACCTGTTACAGCAATTGACGGACGCCCTCCCTAACCAGGATAAACGGTGATTTTAAAAGGTCAGTCCGGGGTTCTGCGGGCTGACCTTTTCATCAAGTTGCAAGCCTGCATATGAAACAAGAAAAGTCGCATCAAAGTAACGACTATCGAATCTTGTCGTTTTATACAGTCTAAGGGTAATCTAAAATGGTGATTGAAAAATGTGAAAGGGGACACACTTCCATGCATCGGACTCAAACCCAACCAACAGTAAAGTCCAAGGTCCTCTTTATCGATCGTGATCAACACCTTTCACGGGAAGCACGTATGAAGATTGAACGAATGCCCGCCAGTCGTGAAATCGTCATCGATAAAGAACTCCCTTACCAGCTCAATGAAGAGGATATTGTTTTCCTCATCCTCGGGGACTATACCATCGACACATTAGATCGAACCGAACGTATGATAGAAGCGATTGTCAAAGAGGACGTGCCTGTGCTGCTTTTGACAGTCCAGGAGCCGAAGCCTTCTCTGTTCAGTTACCTGCACCAGGGACTCTCGGGTATCGTGTCCAAGAACGAGTTTCTTGACTGGCACTACCTGATTCTGAATGCCATTGATCAGGAAGGGGTCTATCTGGACCAGGCCCTGCACGGGGATATGGTGGAAGACATCTACCGGAAGAAGCTCCGGCATAAGGCGATTCAGCGGCTTGTGTTCCGCCCGGACGACGTGGACGTGAGCCTCACGAAAAACGAAAAACAGGTGCTCCAGCTCATCCTCGACGGCCACAACAACCGCCGCATCGCGGAGATCATGTTCCTCGCCCCCTCCACCGTCAGCACCACCATCAGCCATCTCTTAAAGAAGATCGGTGCCAACGACCGCACCGACGCGATGGTGAAACTCATCAAGAACGGCTGGGTGGATGCGGTCCGCTAAATCAAATGACCTAAGACTCCTGTATATAATCAGGGGTCTTTCTTTGTTCATAGGGAAAAATTCATCGATCAGGCAAAAAAAATCCAAAAAACCCTAAACAATTGAAATGGTGTTCCGATATAACCCGTGACAGTGATCATACAAATCTGGCGGCCGACAGATGAGGACGATCACTGAAAGCTATGCTTCCACTCACAAGGATGTGACAGGAAGTCAAAAAATATCAAGGAGGATATTACTTATGATTATTAACAACAACATTCCAGCAATGAACACGCACCGTCAAATGGGTGTGAACCAACAAAACATGCAGTCTTCAATGGAGAAATTGTCTTCAGGTATGCAGATCAACCGTGCAGGTGACGATGCAGCAGGACTTTCCATCTCTGAGAAAATGCGTGCACAGATCAATGGTCTGGATCAGGCAAGCACAAACGCTCAGGACAGCATCTCACTGATTCAAACAGCAGAAGGTGCACTTGACGAAACTCACTCAATCCTTCAGCGTATGCGTGAACTCGCTGTTCAGTCTGCCAACGACACGAACGTGGACGAAGGTGACCGTGAAGCAATTCAAGCGGAAGTGGATCAGCTGGCAGAAGAAGTTACCCGTATCTCTGAAAACACGGAGTTCAACACGCAGAGCTTGGTAGACGGTTCTTTTGAAGGGACATTCCATATCGGTGCCAATGCAGAACAAAACATTGAATTGTCTATCGGTGACATGGGAGCAGAAACGTTAAGCGTAGGTGAAAACCTCATTGTTGATGGTGATAACCTTAGTGTAATTAATGAAGATGGAGATGCCGGAGACCCGGTTTATTCCTTTGTTGAAGAGGATACTGACGCGGGAATTACTGC
This Salisediminibacterium beveridgei DNA region includes the following protein-coding sequences:
- the csrA gene encoding carbon storage regulator CsrA, coding for MLVLSRKLNESIKIGDDIELTVVSIDGEQVKIGINAPKNVDIHRKEVYLSIQEENTKAADSPSLDLLQQLTDALPNQDKR
- the fliW gene encoding flagellar assembly protein FliW — protein: MLIETKYSGELEINENNIVTFDQGIPSFETETRFILLPFSNEPSPFYVLQSVETPGLALVVMTPFSFFPDYEVKLSDQTLEDLKIEDENDVALLVVLTLKDTLEASTANLRGPVVINSKKQLGKQIALSQPDLHTRHALKPLTAKKEG
- a CDS encoding DUF6470 family protein — encoded protein: MDLPRIAIQSTQAQTAVQTSRPPMSISQQNADMQIDNALSGRFRMSQEFVEISIDQTEAFADADVKSIFRRNDEWAQRAMQQALQYAAKTARQGEQLKKIENQGDVIPELARQDGERAPKEYNYGAVPSSMDKVQFGYQPGDIQVDVDWPDANIRVQRHEPQVSIPRWETNVYLQQKNTIRFDVTGNTINTMR
- a CDS encoding flagellin N-terminal helical domain-containing protein; protein product: MIINNNIPAMNTHRQMGVNQQNMQSSMEKLSSGMQINRAGDDAAGLSISEKMRAQINGLDQASTNAQDSISLIQTAEGALDETHSILQRMRELAVQSANDTNVDEGDREAIQAEVDQLAEEVTRISENTEFNTQSLVDGSFEGTFHIGANAEQNIELSIGDMGAETLSVGENLIVDGDNLSVINEDGDAGDPVYSFVEEDTDAGITAGYYAVDDIDGDGDTIEEGAAPRITVDDAFDVDDEKVSLGINVSTQEEADSAITTINDAITSVSEQRSDLGATQNRLEHTISNLDNASENLSAAESRIRDVDMAAEMMEMTRSNILSQASQSMLAQANQQPQSVLQLLG
- a CDS encoding response regulator transcription factor, whose translation is MKIERMPASREIVIDKELPYQLNEEDIVFLILGDYTIDTLDRTERMIEAIVKEDVPVLLLTVQEPKPSLFSYLHQGLSGIVSKNEFLDWHYLILNAIDQEGVYLDQALHGDMVEDIYRKKLRHKAIQRLVFRPDDVDVSLTKNEKQVLQLILDGHNNRRIAEIMFLAPSTVSTTISHLLKKIGANDRTDAMVKLIKNGWVDAVR